GTATAGTCTTGGTAGCGTATAGTCTTGGTAAGCGTATAGTTTTGGTAGCGTATagtcttggtaacgtatagtcttGGTAACGTATTGTCTTGGTAGCGTATAGTCTTGGTAGCGTGTAACTTTGGTATGTCGTATAGTTTTTGGCAGCGTATAGCTTTGATGGCATTATGGTTTGGTAACGTATAGTCTTGGTGACGTATAGTCTTGGTAACGTATGGTCTTGGTAAAGTATGGTTTCGGTAGCATTATGGTTTTGGTAACGTAAAGTTTTGGCAATGTATATTCTTGGTAGCATTATAGTCTTGGTAACGTATGAGTCTTGGTGGCGTATAGTTTTGTGCGTATagtcttggtaacgtatagtttTGGTAGCATTATagtcttggtaacgtatagtcttGGTAGCATTATAGTTTTGGTAATGTATAGTTTTGGTAACATtcttggtaacgtatagtttTGGTAGCATTATAGTTCGGTAACATTCTTGGTAGTACAGTTTTGGTAGCGATATGGTTTTGGTAACGCAGTTTTGGTAGCATATtcttggtaacgtatagtcttGTGTAATCCATATGTTTGGTAGTATAGTCTTGGTAGCGTATagtcttggtaacgtatagtcttCTTGGTAGCATTATAGTTTTGGTAACGTATATTCTTGGTAACGTATATTCTTGGTAACGTATATtcttggtaacgtatagtcttGATAACGTATAGTTTTGGTAACGTATAGTTTTGTTAATGTATAGTCTTGGTAGCGTATAGTTTTGAAGACAGCGTATCGTATAGTCTTGGTAACGCATTATAGTTTTGGTAACGTATAGTCTTGGTAGATGTATAGTCTTGGTAGCAGTACTAGTCTTGGTAGCGTATAGCTTTGGTAACGTATagtcttggtaacgtatagtcttggtagcgtatagtcttggtaacgtatagtcttggtaacgtatagtttggtaacgtatagtcttggtaacgtatagtcttggtaacgtatagttttggtaacgtatagtcttggtaacgtatagttttggtagcgtatagttttggtaacgtatagtcttggtaacgtatagtcttGGTAACTTGTACTagtcttggtaacgtatagtcttggtaacgtatagtttTGGTAACGGTATAGTCTTGATAACGTATAGTCTTGGTAACAGTATAGTTTTGTTAACGTATAGTCTTGGTAACGTATAGACTTGGTAACGTATAGGTTTGGTAACGTATAGTTTTGTTAACATATagtcttggtaacgtatagtcttggtaacgtatagttttggtaacgtatagttttggtaacgtatagttttggtaacgtatagtcttggtaacgtatagttttggtaacatatagtcttggtaacgtatagtcttggtaacgtatagtGTTGGTAACATATAGTCTTGGTAGCGTATAGTCTTGGTAGCGTATGGTTTTGGTAACATATAGTCTTGTTGTAACGTAAACCTTTTAAACATGTATAGGTCAAATTAAGGCCACTTTAAACTGACATGTTTTATCATAACTCCGTATGGTCCCTGTCATGGTTCTTTCTCAGGTGGGCTTGCCTGCTAAGTCTGGGGTGTCTGGAGCGGTTCTGTTGGTTGTCCCTAACGTCATGGGAGTGATGTGTTGGTCACCTCCTTTAGACAAGGTTGGAAACAGTGTCCGAGGAATACACTTCTGCCAGGTAACGTTAATAGCTTTATTTCCAGGTGTTATAAATAACATATCCCCATGTacaggttatgaatgtgttataaaGTCTGTATGTAGTTACCCTTCAATAGTGTTACCACATACACAATGCCTCTCGATGTTGTACCGGAGACTGAACTGTCTTTTTGACATGCTTTGGTTTTCAGGAGCTGGTGTCTTCGTTTAACTTCCATAACTATGACAACCTGAGACACTTTGTCAAGAAGCAGGACCCTCGAAGGCAGGACGGGGATGATAGGGTAAGGGATTTTGTGACTTAAGGGAGTTGTAAGGTAAACATAACAACAATTTATCATATTTGCTGAAACATAAAGTGAGGTTTAAGTTTGCTTTTGTTATGATGTGTCCTTTGTTATGATGTTATCTTTCTGTGTACTATGAATGGGTATGTAGCTGTGTCCTATGAATGGTTATGTAGCTGTGTACTATGAATGGTCATGTAGCTGTGTCCTATGAATGGTCATGTAGCTGTGTCCTATGAATGGTCATGTAGCTGTGTCCTATGCATGGTTATGTAGCTGTGTCCTATGAATGGTTATGCAGCTGTGTCCTATGAATGGTTATGTAGCTGTGTCCTATGAATGGTTATGTAGCTGTGTCCTATGAATGGTTATGTAGCTGTGTCCTATGAATGGTTATGTAGCTGTGTCCTATGAATGGTTATGTAGCTGTGTCCTATGAATGGTTATGTAGCTGTGTCCTATGAATGGTTATGTATCTGTGTCCTATGAATGGTCATGTAGCTGTGTCCTATGCATGGTTATGTAGCTGTGTCCTATGAATGGTTATGTATCTGTGTCCTATGAATGGTTATGTAGCTGTGTGCCAGTGTCCCATCCAGTCTAAGTTGTATTTATCTCTGCTATATCTGTAGAACAAGTCTGTGGTGAACTTGATGTTTGCGGCCTACAGTGGAGATGTGTCAGCCCTCAGAAGGTAAAATAACCATCATCTAGGAGGCTATATGTAGAAACCAACCTGGTTATTAAATGAATGCAAAGTAATTGTATTGTTCGTTTTACTACTCGTCACCTGCTGTAGATGGCACTCTCTCCTCGCGAGTAGTCCTTCACAGTAAACCTCTTGGAAATGAGGAATGTTATGTAGAATATCACTCGTCTCCTATCCTGTCCTCTCAGGTTTGCTCTGTCCTCGATGGACATGGAGCTGAAAGACTACGACTCTCGGACAGCTCTACACGTGGCTGCAGCAGAGGGTGAGCTACAATCCATTGGTGGCTCCTAGTTGGTGTTATGTCTTATAATGCATCATAGTGATGTTACAGCTACCTAGTTGTTATGTCAGCTTCTAGCAAGTGTTATAATGCACTAGAAGTGTATCATAAGGCATTGCGTGTGTGTTATCCCTAAGATACGTAGTTTTTTGTCCTCAGGTCATGTAGAAGTGGTACGGTTCCTAACAGACACCTGCAAAGTGAACCCCTTTGTGAAAGATAGGTACTGTAGCAttcattcctccacccctctgttcattcctccacccctctgttCATTCATCCACTCCTCTGTTCATTCATCCACTCCTCTGTTCATTCATCCACTCCTCTGTTCATTCATCCACCCCTCTGTTCATTCATCCACTCCTCTGTTCATTCATCCACTCCTCTGTTCATTCATCCACCCTCTGTTCATTCATCCACCCCTCTGTTCATTCATCCACCCCTCTGTTCATTCATCCACTCCTCTGTTCATTCATCCAACCCTCCGTTCATTCATCCACTCCTCTGTTCATTCATCCACCCCTCTGTTCATTCATCCACTCCTCTGTTCATTCATCCACCCCTCTGTTCATTCATCCACTCCTCTGTTCATTCATCCACTCCTCTGTTCATTCATCCACCCCTCTGTTCATTCATCCACTCCTCTGttcattcctccacccctctgttCATTCATCCACTCCTCTGTTCATTCATCCAACCCTCCGTTCATTCATCCACTCCTCTGTTCATTCATCCACCCCTCTGttcattcctccacccctctgttCATTCATCCACTCCTCTGTTCATTCATCCACCCCTCTGTTCATTCATCCACTCCTCTGTTCATTCATCCACCCCTCTGTTCATTCATCCACCCCTCTGTTCATTCATCCACTCCTCTGTTCATTCATCCACTCCTCTGTTCATTCATCCACCCCTCTGTTCATTCATCCACTCCTCTGTTCATTCATCCACTCCTCTGTTCATTCATCCACCCCTCTGTTCATTCATCCACTCCTCTGTTCATTCATCCACTCCTCTGTTCATTCATCCACCCCTCTGTTCATTCATCCACTCCTCTGTTCATTCATCCACCCCTCTGTTCATTCATCCACTCCTCTGTTCATTCATCCACCCCTCTATTCATTCCACCCCTCCATTCATTCATCCACCTATATCAGTCTCTGTTGACTTAGCCTCCAACCTACAGTAACAACACCCCTTAGCTGCTGTGCTATCTAGACTCACTGTATATCTCCAGCCTCATGCCTTATTTCTCCATCTCATTCTGTCCTCTGTGGCTGTTATCTTTACTCAGAAGGTTAGTGCGTGGAGGAACATCTGACATTGTTCTGACTCATCTTTACCACCTCCCTCCAGGTGGAGCAGCATTCCCCTGGACGATGCCCTGCAGTTTGGCCACGGTGCCGTGGTGAAGGTCTTACAGGAGTACCAGGTGGCTTGCCAGGAACAGGACAGACTACCAGTGGCTGATATCATCCCCATCCCCCCCAAACTAGAGACTGTAGAAGGCATGGTGTGATCAGGGGGGCCGTTGGGATCAGGCTCTACcattaggagtgctgatctaccATCAATTTTGGCGTAATGAAACAGATAATTATAGACATTgaggatctgatcctagatcagcactcctacttgaTAAATCATTAGGCCCCAAACGGAAGAAAACGTACTGAAACATGGAGGGACTTCAAATCCAATAACAAACACTCATTTTAGTTTTCAGTTGCAAATGGTAGTGTCCGAAGTGGCACTCTATTTTATATAGGCCTTTAGTGCATTCGTTTTGGTTAGTAGTGTGTATAAGGAATAGGGATGCCATTAGGGACGCAACCCTCTACACGCTTAGAAAAAggtatctagaacctaaaagggttcttcggatGTCCCTattggagaaccctttgaagaaccctttttggttccaggtagaactcttttggggttccatgtagaaccctttccaccgAGTGTTCTACATGGCCCCCacaagggttctacttggaaccaaaagaaCAATTTTGGAACCTTTTTTTCCCCTAAGAGTGTCGTGTTACTCCTTCCACCAGGACTTGTCTCTCTGACGTCCCTGGGTGCGTCCCAATAATATATACTTTCTCCTGAAGTGTACACTCGTTCACTACTTCCCACAaatctaaaagcattggattggtggaggCGTGGGCCAGTGGGTGTTTCCACCTTATTTCTTATACCAGTCATTGTTCTTCAAATCTGTGAAATGCACGCTTTGGGAAGAAGGAGAGATCTTTGGGACAGACTCCCTATCTTGTATGCAATATTTACTCCTCTCCTAGGTTGGACTTATATACAGGAGGACACCTGAGAGTGAGCCTGGACATGTACAGGAGGAGACTTGTGAGTGAGGCTGGACATGTATGTACAGGAGGAGACCTGTGAGTGAGGCTGGACATGTACAGGAGGAGACCTGTGAGTGAGGCTGGACATGTACAGGAGGAGACCTGTGAGTGAGGCTGGACATGTACAGGAGGAGACCTGTGAGTGAGGCTAGACATGTATGTACAGGAGGAGACCTGTGAGTGAGGCTGGACATGTACAGGAGGAGACCTGTGAGTGAGGCTAGACATGTATGTACAGGAGGAGACCTGTGAGTGAGGCTAGACATGTATGTACAGGAGGAGACCTGTGAGTGAGGCTGGACATGTACAGGAGGAGACCTGTGAGTGAGGCTGGACATGTACAGGAGGAGACCTGTGAGTGAGGCTGGACATGTACAGGAGGAGACCTGTGAGTGAGGCTGGACATGTACAGGAGGAGACCTGTGAGTGAGGCTAGACATGGCTAGCTAGACATGTACAGGAGGAGACCTGTGAGTGAGTGTTGGAGAAGTTCAACATCATGAGTGGGACGTTCAGTGTTCTATGACGAAAAATTTGTCGACATTCTATTTTTCCTGActaaaactatacctataacGAGACGAGGTGCCCTCGAAAATATAActatgacaaatgtttttcttCGTTTGAGTTGATGAAAATGTAACTTGACGTGACGCCCCTTTTAGTCTGTTTTGTCCAATAAGAAGCATGCATACCTTTGCAGAATATTTAATTAAATTCTCTTATTGGCTGATAACATCTGTCATGCGCCCGGGCTACTTGAGTTTATAGCCCAACCAGTCTTtccaacacacacagctcccaggTGGTCGCTTCAATCGTCTCTTTTTTGAACTGATGCTCAGAGAACTTCTAAATTGTAACTAACCTCTATTCTGTTAAGAAACAATCATGTTCATATTGGATATTTTTTACTTTGATCACATCCGAAGCTATACGTTGCCATTTGCGCTGATATTCATTAGTGTTGCCGCTCTCACGGTACGCAAATAAAAGTCGCAGTTACTTTTTTCCGATTGGAAATACTACTGCTATTTAGTGAACACCAGGAACACAGCAATACTTCTGTCTTCTTTGGAAAGCTCTGATTCTCCCCCTTTTTCAATCGAGTCACTGTTATTCAACCCCCTCTGGCGGTTATGATGGGTAGAAAACCACAGCTGTTAATTGGTTAACCTGTTTCCAACCATCCACAATAGCGATTTGCCAGCTACGTTATAGGGGGGTAAACACACTATACTAGTAAACCCAGTTGGACTGAATATGCACACGGCTGAATATGCACACGATCAAAGTTAGGGAGAAGACTAAAAATTAGTTATTTAGTGGAAAATGCATTGGTTAAACTATGACTAAAACTACACTAAAATGATCCAGTTTTAGTCGACTGATAGTTTCTACAAGGATGAAATggcgtgtttttttttttagcGAGTGGGCCTTTTTGCCAATTAACAACACAGCTGGTCTGTCAAGAAACAGATCTGTCGTTCTCGTCTGTGCACTTGGTGTTTACGTGTCTACTGCATTAGAGAGCGCATTGGCTTTGCGGTTTACCGGTGAAGATTAGCACGGTGTTGATACATGAGCTGAGGTTGTGCTACAAGTGCGCAACAGACAGACACTTCTAAGATCCAGTAACGATGAAGGGGTTCAGATATCATAGTGTCTGTTGTTTCAGTAACGATGAGGGAGTTCAGATATCATGGTGTCTGTTGTTTCAGTAATGATGAAGGGGTTCAGATATCATGGTGTCTGTTGTTTCAGTCAtcatcgtgcttctacacctgcattgcttgctgtttgggatttttaaggctgggtttctgtacagcactttgagatatcagctgatgtaagaagggctttataaatcgatttgatttgatgtctttGGCCTCATTGAATACCTGGGACGCAGTTCCAAAATCCAAAGTAATTTATTAACATATAACTTCGAGTGAAGCAATGTGTTTGGCCATGCATTCTAAGTGGTGTGCTAGAATGCACATTGTT
The Oncorhynchus masou masou isolate Uvic2021 unplaced genomic scaffold, UVic_Omas_1.1 unplaced_scaffold_9732, whole genome shotgun sequence DNA segment above includes these coding regions:
- the LOC135538502 gene encoding glutaminase kidney isoform, mitochondrial-like; translation: VGLPAKSGVSGAVLLVVPNVMGVMCWSPPLDKVGNSVRGIHFCQELVSSFNFHNYDNLRHFVKKQDPRRQDGDDRNKSVVNLMFAAYSGDVSALRRFALSSMDMELKDYDSRTALHVAAAEGHVEVVRFLTDTCKVNPFVKDRWSSIPLDDALQFGHGAVVKVLQEYQVACQEQDRLPVADIIPIPPKLETVEGMV